The Mycobacterium riyadhense sequence CTTGGCGGCGGTCCGCGGATGCCGATGCTGCCCAGCAGCTGGGAGGCAGATCTGGTGGGGGCGGTGATTTAGAGGGGGTAGCCGAACTTAGCGATATGGCCTAGCAACAGAAACCTAAATCGAGAGGATCATTATGAGTTTGTTGGATGCCCATATTCCGCAGTTGGTCGCGTCGCAGTCGGCGTTTGCTGCTAAGGCGGGGTTGATGCGGCACACGATCGGTGAGGCTGAGCAGTCGGCGATGTCAGCGCAGGCGTTTCACGTCGGCGAATCGGCGGCGGCGTTTCAGGCTAGCCATGCCCGGTTTGTGGCCGCGGCCACCAAGATCAACACCTTGTTGGACATTGCGCAGGCCAACTTGGGCGACGCCGCGGGTGCCTATGTGGCCGCCGACGCCGCCGCCGCGTCCACCTACACCGGGTTCTGAGTCGCCGGCTCACCGCTACACCAACCGAAAGGACTTGTTATGTCGCAGATTATGTACAACTACCCCGCCATGATGTGGCATGCCAGCACGATGTCGGGTTACGCGGGCACCCTGCACAGCCTGGGTGCGGATATCGCCAGTGAGCAGGCCGCGCTGTCGAATGCCTGGCAGGGCGACACCGGGATGACCTATCAGGGTTG is a genomic window containing:
- the esxG gene encoding type VII secretion system protein EsxG, translated to MSLLDAHIPQLVASQSAFAAKAGLMRHTIGEAEQSAMSAQAFHVGESAAAFQASHARFVAAATKINTLLDIAQANLGDAAGAYVAADAAAASTYTGF
- a CDS encoding WXG100 family type VII secretion target is translated as MSQIMYNYPAMMWHASTMSGYAGTLHSLGADIASEQAALSNAWQGDTGMTYQGWQTQWNQAMEELTRSYQSMASTHESNTMAMLARDTAEAAKWGA